Part of the Lysobacter enzymogenes genome is shown below.
CCCGTGCGCGAGCGCGAAGCCCTCGTCGAGCCAGCCGGTCACGCCGCCGGCCATCAGCTTCACCGGCCGCTCCAGCTCGGCCAGCCGCACCGCCGCGCGCGCTGCGCCGTTGCAGTGCGGGCCGGCGCAATACACCACGAACAAGGTCTGCGGCGGATACGCCGCCAGCCGCGAGGCGATCAGCTTGCGGTGCGGGATATTGACCGCGCCGGGCACGTGGCCGGCGGCGAACTGCTCCGGGCCGCGCGCATCGACCAGGACGAAGCCGGGCTCGCCCGCGGCCAGCGCGGCGTGCACGTCCCAGCAATCGGTTTCGAAGCCGAACTGGGCGCTGAAGTGGGCCAACGCCTGGGCGGACGCGGCGGCGGGGATTTCGGTGACGGCGTTGCGCATGGTCGAGCTCCGGGTGGGGACGCGGCCATTGTCGGCCGCAGCCGCTTGCGCGAGGATTGGCGCAATCGCCAAGCATCGATCAGATCCCGCCAATGTCGCCCCGCCCTGCCCCGCTGCGCCGCGCCGGCCCGTCCAATCCACGGGTCGCGGTGTTGGTCTACGACGGCCTGTGCGCGTTCGAGTTCGGCTGCGCGGCCGAAGTGTTCGGCCTGCCGCGCCCGGAACTGCAGGCCGAGCTGCGCGGCCGCGCCTGGTACGGCTTCGAAACCTGCGCCGCGCAGCGCCGCCCGCTGCGCGGCCAGTACGGGCTGAGCCTGCGCGCCGACGCCGGTCTGGACCGCCTGGCCGAGGCCGGCACGGTGATCGTGCCGGGCTGGCGCGGCTGCGACGAACCGGTGCCGGCCGACATCGCCGCGGCCGTACGCGCAGCGCATGCGCGCGGCGCGCGGGTGCTGTCGATCTGCTCGGGCGCGTTCGTGCTGGCCGCCGCCGGATTGCTCGACGGCCGTCGCGCGACCACCCATTGGCGCTACGCCGAAACCTTGCGCGCGCGCTATCCGCGCATCGACGTCGACGCCGATGCGATCTACGTCGACGAAGGCCGCCTGCTGACCTCGGCCGGCAGCGCCGCCGGCCTGGACCTGTGCCTGCATCTGGTGCGGCGCGACTGGGGCGCGCGCATCGCCAACCACGTGGCGCGGCGGCTGGTGATCGCGCCGCATCGCGAAGGCGGCCAGGCGCAATACATCGAACGGCCGGTGCAGCGCAGCGAGCGCGGCGCGCTGGCGCCGTTGCTCGAACGCGTGCGCAAGCGCCTGGGCGAGCCGTGGAGCGTGACCGAACTGGCGCGGCTGGCGGCGATGAGCGAGCGCAGCTTCCTGCGCCGGTTCAAGCAGGCCACCGGCGCCAGCCCGGCCGACTGGCTGATCCAGGCGCGGGTCGAACGCGCGCGCGAACTGCTGGAAACCACCGACGCGCCGCTGGAACGCATCGCCGGCGACGCCGGTTTCGGCAGCGCGGTGACGATGCGCCACCACTTCCGCCGCAAGCTCGGGGTCGGGCCGCGCGATTATCGCGAGCGCTTCGCGCGCGGATCGCGCTGAAGCGGTTCGCGTCGCAAGCCGCGGCCGGCCGAACGCGACAGCGGCTGCGTTACCATCGCGCTGCGTACCGACGCGCTTCGTCGCAAGGATCGGGACCCGCATGGCCCAGCCGCCGCCCACCCTCTCGCTGACCGCACGCTGCATCGTCGAAATCGACGGCCAGGACGACGTGATCGCGTTCGCCATCGGCCCCGAGCGCGCGGTCTACGTCTTGCAGGCGTTAGGCCCGCACGGGCGCGGACAGCCGCCGCCGGCGTACCCCGTGCGCGCGTGGCTCGACGGCCAGTGCACGCTCGACCTGCGCTTCGAAAGCCCGACCTGCCTGCTCTACGCCTTGCAGCCGCTCGGCGCCGACCTGTTGTTCCTGGGCGTTCCGCTCGGCCCCGACCGCCGCAGCGCCGGCAACGGCCGGGTGTATTCGCGCGAAGGCCGGCCGCTGCGCGAGCTGCATCTGGGCGACGGCATCGAACATGTCCAGACCACGCTCAAGGGCGCGATCTGGACCGCGTATTTCGACGAGGGCGTGTTCGGCGACGACCCGGTCTCGCAACACGGGCTCGCCGCCTGGGACGCGGACGGCGAGTGCGTCTACCGCTTCCACCCCGATCTGGCCGGGCTCGACCACATCTGCGACTGCTACGCGCTCAACGTCGCCGACGACCGCGAAACCTGGCTGTACTACTACACCGCTTTTCCGCTGGTGTTGCTGCGCGGACGCCGGGTGGCGCGCTACTGGAACGTGCCGGTCGCAGGCGCGCATGCCTTCGCCGCGCGCGGCGAGCACGCGCTGTTCACCGGCGGCTACCGCGAGCACGACCGCTTGACGTTGCTGCGGCTCGACGACGCCGCGCAATGCGCGATCCTCGCCCGCTTCCAGGCCTGCGACGACGACGGCGCGCCGCTGCCCGCCGAGCGTTTCCACGGCCGCGCCGATACGCTGTATTTCCTGTCCGAACGCCGCATCTGGGCGATCGATCTGGATCAGGCGCTCGCCGCGCTGCGCTGAGCGCGCCGGCTCACTTCGCCGCGGCGGCCTTGCGCTGCTCGATCTGCCGCTGCAAGCCGCGTTCGAACGCGGCGCCCTGCGCGAGCTGGCGGTCGATCTCGCCGATCGACAGCCAGCGCCCCTGCGCGAACACGCCGGCGACCTTGCCGGTGTTGTGGATGTCGGCGAGCGGATCGGCGTCGAGCAACACCAGATTGGCGCGCTCGCCCTCGCGCGCCGCGCCGCTGCCGGCCTGCGGGTCGAACAGGCGGTGGGCGTTGAGCGAGGCCGCGCGCAGCACCTCCAGCGGCTTCAGGCCGATCTCGCGCAGCTCGATCATTTCCTGCTGCACCGACACCCCGAACGCCAGCCCCGGCAATGCCGCGTCGGTGCCGACGGTCAGCGGCACCTTGCGCTTCCACAGCGCGCGGGTCAGCACGCGGGCGAAGTCGTAGCCGGCGGAGAAGGTGTCGGCGCCTTCCTGGTCGCGGAAGGCCTGGCTCAGGTAACGGTTGCCCGGCGCCGCCCAGTCGCGCCGGGTCACCGGATCGACCGTATCGTCCCAGCCGTGCGGCACCGCCGGCACTTCGCGCTGCGCGTACATGGTCACGATGGTCTTCAGCGTGACCAGGGTCGGCGTCACCGACATGCCGCTGTCGGCGACCGCCTGCGCCAGCGCCTCGATGTCGGTCGGCGCCAGATCGCTGCCGATGCGGCCGTAGCGCGCCAGTTCCTCGCTGTGGGCGATGTTGTTCATCGGATGGGCGAAGGCGAACGCGCGGTCGGCGCAGCTGGCGCAGCCCAGTTCCGGCAGATGGCCGGTGGTGATGTAGCCCTGGCGCTTGGCTTCCTCGACGATGGCGAGGTAGGTCTCGCGGTTGAGGAACTGGTAGGGCTTGATGAAGTCGTAACCGCGCTGCCTGGCGCGCTGCACCGCGGCGATGCCGTCGGCGGCGGTGGTCGGCGCCTCGGGCTTCGACGCCGGCACCGGCTGGCCGTCGGGCTTTACCGCCACCGCGGCGAGCGGGCCGTTGATGAGCTTGCCGACATAGAGCTTGGGACCGACCTCGCGGCCGGCGTCGATCTCGTCGCGCTGGCGCAGCAGGTCGTCGTCGCTGCCGACGCTGCCGCCGAGGTTGGCCGCGCCGGTCACGCCGGCCTTGAGCAGGCTCAGCATCACGTGGCGGTCGAACCGATGCTCCGCGCCGAGGTCCAGGCCGCTGATCGTCGGGTCCTTGCTGGCGCGGATCCCGCCTTCGGTGGCCAGGTGCACGTGCGCGTCGACGAAGCCCGGCAGCAGGTACTTGCCGCGTCCGTCCACCACTGTCGCATCGCCGACCCGCAGCTTGCCGCTGGCGGCGGCGATGCGGCGGATCCGACCGCTTTCGATCAGCACGTCGCGATGGGTCAGCACCTCGTCGGTGTCGAGCGGAATCACCGCGACGTCGCGCACCCAGTAACGCGGCGGCGCCTGCGCGGCGGCCTGCGCGCAAGCCGGCGCGGCGATGCTCAGGGCCAGGCCCAGGACGAGGAAGCGGACGTTCATGCGGTTCTCCTGCCAGTGGTTGCGATCATAACGGCGCGCGGCCTTCGCCGGCCTCCGATCGCAGACCGACGGCATGGGCAGATGCGCCATGCCGCGCTATGGTTGAAACGCGCCCCGCACGGGCGCTTTTTTCGCTACATGGACGGCACAAGGATGAAACGCAAGATCGTGATTTTCACCGGCGCCGGAGTCAGCGCCGAAAGCGGGCTCAAGACCTTCCGCGACATGGGCGGGCTGTGGCACGAGCACCGGCTCGAAGACGTGGCCTCGCCCGACGGCTGGCGCCGCGACCCGGCCACCGTGCTGCGCTTCTACAACGAGCGCCGCATCGGCGTGCTCGCGGCCAGCCCCAACGCCGCGCACGAGGCCATCGCCCGGCTCGAAGACAAGTACGAGGTGACCATCGTCACCCAGAACATCGACGACCTGCACGAGCGCGCCGGTTCGACCCGGGTGCTGCACGTGCACGGCGAAATCCTCAAGGCGCGCAGCACCGCCGACGAGTCGCGCATCTACCCGATGCGCAGCCCGCTGATCGAATTGGGCGACCTGTGCGAGCTCGGCAGCCAGCTGCGCCCGGACGTGGTCTGGTTCGGCGAGAACGTGCGCCACCTGAGCGAATCGGCGCAGCACTTCGCCGAAGCCGACAAGGTGCTGGCGATCGGCACCTCGCTGACCGTGTGGCCGGCGGCGGGACTGGTCGACTACGCCCCGGCCGAGGCCGAGCGCGTGTTCGTCTCGCCGGACCTGCAGGACGTGCCGGACGATTACCGCTTCCTGCGCGGAACCGCGGTGGAGACGGTGCCGGGGTTGGTCGAGGAGTGGTTGGCGCAGGCTTGAAACCGGCCGGCCACGGGCGCGGCGGCGCGGTCGCCGCCGCGCTTTCCTGAGCGGCCGGATCGCGCCGCGCTGCGAACGCAGCGCCCGGGCTTGAGGCATCGCCCACGAAACATACGCAAGCGTGTGGACAGCCCTCCGGCCCGCTCCTAGACTCGCCCCATGCGCCTGTCCCTCACCGCCGAACGCCGCATCGACGCGCCGCCCGAGGCGGTGTTCGCCTTGGCCCTGGACAGCGAGCGCTTCCCGGCCCTGTTCCCCGGCTACGGCCCGATTCCCGCGCTCAAGCGCATCACCGCGCTGGCGCCGCCGGCGGTCGGCGCGCTGCGGTCGCTGGAGAACAGCGACGGCTCCAAGCTGATGGAGCGCATCACCGAACTGGACGCGCCGCGCCTGCACGCCTACACCCTCAGCGGCCTGCGCCCGCCGCTGGCGTGGCTGGCGCGCGAGGGCCACGCGCGCTGGGACTTCACGGCCGACCGCGACGACGGCGCCGACGCCACCCGGGTGCGCTGGCGCTACGAATTCGAACTGACCTCGCCGTTGGCGTGGCCGCTGGCCGCGCCGTTGCTGCGCGGCTGCATGCGCGCGGCGATGGCGCGTTGCCTGGAACGCATGGCGCAGGCGCTGGAAGGCGCCTGGCGCACGGAGCGGCGCTGATGGAAGAATGGATCCTGCTGGCGCTGGCGCCGGTGTTCCTGGCCCTGATCGGTTGGGAGGCGTGGTATTGGCGCAAGCGCCGGCCCGGCCAGTACAGCCTGCGCGACACCTTGTCGAACGCGGCGCTGGCGCTGATGCATCAGGCCAGCGACGCGATCGCGTGGCTGATCGTCATCGGCCTGTATTACGCGGTCTATGCCCACCGACTGTTCGACCTGCCGGCCTCGGTCTGGACCATCGCCGCCTTGTTCGTCGCGCAGGATTTCTTCTACTACTGGTTCCACCGCGCCAGCCACCGCATCCGCTGGCTGTGGGCCTCGCACGTCACCCACCATTCCTCCGAGCGCCTGAACCTATCGACCGCTTTCCGCCAGAGCCTGACGTACCCGATCTCGGGCATGTGGGTGTTCTGGCTGCCGCTGGCCTGGATCGGCTTCGAGCCCAAGCACATCGTCGCGGTGGTGGCGATCAATCTCGCGTTCCAGTTCTTCGTCCACACCGAGGCGGTCGGCAAGCTCGGCTGGCTGGAGAAGGTGTTCAACACGCCCTCGCACCACCGCGTGCACCACGCGCGCAATCCGCAGTACATCGACCGCAACTACGCCGGCGTGCTGATCGTCTGGGACAAGCTGTTCGGCACCTATGTCGAAGAAGACGCGGCCACGCCGTGCGAGTACGGCATCGTCGGCCAGATCCGCAGCCACAATCCGATCAAGCTGACCTTCCACGAATGGATCGCGATGTTCGCCGACGCCTGGCGCGCGCGCGGCCTGCGCGGCGCGTTCGGGCAGTTGTTCGGGCCGCCGGAGCGTTCGCTGGCGCATCTGCGCCGCGGCGGCGGCGAAGACGCGGCCGCGCGCTGAGCGCGGCGCACCGCTATTTGGGTTGCAGTCCGAAGTAAGCGTACGCCGCCGACACCGCCAGCCCCAGCCACGCCTGCCCGTGCGTGGTCAGCACCGGCAGCGCCGCCGGGTGGTACAGGCCGACCAGGAACGCGGTCAGGCCGGTGCCGATCCAGACCAGGACGAAGAACACCGACACGATCGTCAGCGTGCGCACCGCGCCGGTCGAGGCGTCGCTGTCGAGCACGCGCGCGCCCGGCGCTTCGCCGGGCTTGGACAGGGCCAGTTCGGCGATCACCAGCGCCGACACCAGCCCGCCGATCACCGACAAGGCCTGGGCCATGCCGTCGTTGAAGTGGCTGGCCGCGTACTCGGTGCAACCGGTCTTGCCCACGCACAGCGCCACCCGCACGGCGAGGCTGATCAGGTGCACGTAGATCCCGAGCAGGATCACCGAGATCACTCCGCCGAAAACCTTTTTCATCGTCCACCTCGCAGTCGTGGCGGCGGCCGGCGCGGCGCGCGGCTGCGCGCGCGGCGGAGCGTCCGCCCCCGCACGCGCTCCACCTGCCTATGCGAACGAAGCGCCGCGGCCGTGCAGGACACGCCCGCCGCAGCGGCTTGAAGAAGACGACTTCGAACGGCCCGCTCCGATCGGACGGCTCCGGCGCGCCGCTCAGTCCTGGGTTTCGCCCGACAGCGGCGTGGCCTGCATCGACGCGCGGCGCGCGAATCCGTCGAACCAGGCGCTCAGCCGCGGGCGGCCCGCGCGGAAGTCGGGCAACTCGCGGAACTCCAGCCAGCCCAGCGCGGTGGCGACCGCGATATGGCCCAGGTGCACGGGCGAATCGACGTCCAGTTCGCGTTCCAGCCAGTCGTAGCTTTCCAGCAGCTTCTGCGTATAGCCCTCGCGCAGCGCCTCGTAGCGCAGCGCCTCCGGGCGGCGCACGGTTTCCCAGCGCACCTTGATTCCGCTGTCGGCGAGACCCTGCGCCACCGCCTGCAGGCGCAGCACGTGCCAGCGCGCTTCGCCGTGCGCGGGGATCAGCGGGTCACGCTCGTGCAAGGTGTCGAGGTAGGCGCAGATGATGTCGGAGTCGAACAGCGGCGGCAGGCCCGGACGCAGCAGCACCGGCACCTTGCCGAGCGGGTTTTCGGCGTAGACGGCTTCGTTGCGCAGGGTCGGGCTGGTCTCGTGGTGGATCACTTCGATGCGTTCGCCCAGGCCCGCTTCCAGGGCGAACACCAGGGCTTTGCGGGCGAACGGCGAGTGGGTCTGGTACAGCAGGCGCATGGGGGGCGTCCTTCGGGGTCGGGGCGGCTTGAGTGCAGGCGCACAGGCTAACGGCGCGGCCGCGCGTTTTCGCCGCATCCGCGCCGGAGCCCACGCGGTTTTCCGGCGTGCGCGCGCCGCATCGCGCCCGCCGGCGGCCGCGCACGCGGCGGCTAAGATGGCGGCCATGAAACTCGATCGCTTCGACCGCCAATTGCTCAATCGGGTCCAGGACGACGCCGACCAGACCGCCGAACGCTTGGCCGAACAGGTCGCGCTGTCGCCGTCGGCGATCCAGCGCCGGCTGCGGCGGCTGCGCGAGGCCGGGGTGATCCAGCGCCACGCCGCGGTGCTCGATCCCAAGCGGGTCGGCAAACCGACGTTCTTCGTGGTCTCGCTGCAGGTCGAACGCGAGCGGCCGGAACTGCTGACCCAGCTGCGCCACTGGCTGGCCGCGTGCGCGCAGGTGCAGCAGGCGTTCTACGTCACCGGCGAGGCCGATTTCGTGCTGGTGGTGACTGCGCCGGACACCGAAGCCTTCGACGCGCTGATGCTGCGGCTGGTGGCGGAGAATCCGAACGTGCGCCGCTTCGGCACCAATGTCGCGTTGAGCCTGGTCAAGCGCGGGCTGGCGATTCCGGTGGACGAGGACGACGGCGCCGATTGAGGTTGCGCACAGGCGGGCTACTGCGCTGCGCGCTCGTGCGCCAAACACCCGACCAGAAACTCCACCGTCGCGCGCACGCCCGGCAACTGCCCGCGCCGATGCGGCATCACCAGCGTCGTGGTCACCGAGCCCGCATTCCACGACGGCAACACCCGCCGCAAGCGCCCGTCGCCGAGCTCGGCCGCGCACAACCGCTCGGGCAACACCGCGATCCCCAGCCCCGCGACCGCAGCCGCGGCCAGCACCCGGCTTTCGTTGGCGACCATGCGCGGCCGCGGCGTCGCCGCGACGCTGGCGGCGCCGTCCGCGCGCAGCGTCCACACGCCGTTGTTCGGCCCGGTCAGCAAGCCGTCGTGCGCGCTCAGTTCCAGCGGCGCCTGCGGCAGGCCGCGCTCGTCCAGGTACGCCGGCGCCGCCACCAGCACGATCGCCTCGACCGCGGCCTGCCGCTGGATCAGCCCCGAATCCGGCAACGGCGCGAAGTGGCTGCGCACGCCGATGTCGTAACCCTCCTGGACCAGATCGACGAAGCGGTCGCTGACGTCGACTTCGACCTGCAGGCGCGGATACGCGCGCGCCAGCGCCGGCAAGTGCGGCGCCAGATATTCCTGCGCGGTCGGCACGCCGCAGGTGATGCGGACCCGCCCACTGGGTTCGGCGACGCGGCTG
Proteins encoded:
- a CDS encoding rhodanese-like domain-containing protein — protein: MRNAVTEIPAAASAQALAHFSAQFGFETDCWDVHAALAAGEPGFVLVDARGPEQFAAGHVPGAVNIPHRKLIASRLAAYPPQTLFVVYCAGPHCNGAARAAVRLAELERPVKLMAGGVTGWLDEGFALAHGQADAA
- the ftrA gene encoding transcriptional regulator FtrA, whose product is MSPRPAPLRRAGPSNPRVAVLVYDGLCAFEFGCAAEVFGLPRPELQAELRGRAWYGFETCAAQRRPLRGQYGLSLRADAGLDRLAEAGTVIVPGWRGCDEPVPADIAAAVRAAHARGARVLSICSGAFVLAAAGLLDGRRATTHWRYAETLRARYPRIDVDADAIYVDEGRLLTSAGSAAGLDLCLHLVRRDWGARIANHVARRLVIAPHREGGQAQYIERPVQRSERGALAPLLERVRKRLGEPWSVTELARLAAMSERSFLRRFKQATGASPADWLIQARVERARELLETTDAPLERIAGDAGFGSAVTMRHHFRRKLGVGPRDYRERFARGSR
- a CDS encoding amidohydrolase family protein, whose product is MNVRFLVLGLALSIAAPACAQAAAQAPPRYWVRDVAVIPLDTDEVLTHRDVLIESGRIRRIAAASGKLRVGDATVVDGRGKYLLPGFVDAHVHLATEGGIRASKDPTISGLDLGAEHRFDRHVMLSLLKAGVTGAANLGGSVGSDDDLLRQRDEIDAGREVGPKLYVGKLINGPLAAVAVKPDGQPVPASKPEAPTTAADGIAAVQRARQRGYDFIKPYQFLNRETYLAIVEEAKRQGYITTGHLPELGCASCADRAFAFAHPMNNIAHSEELARYGRIGSDLAPTDIEALAQAVADSGMSVTPTLVTLKTIVTMYAQREVPAVPHGWDDTVDPVTRRDWAAPGNRYLSQAFRDQEGADTFSAGYDFARVLTRALWKRKVPLTVGTDAALPGLAFGVSVQQEMIELREIGLKPLEVLRAASLNAHRLFDPQAGSGAAREGERANLVLLDADPLADIHNTGKVAGVFAQGRWLSIGEIDRQLAQGAAFERGLQRQIEQRKAAAAK
- a CDS encoding SIR2 family NAD-dependent protein deacylase, producing the protein MKRKIVIFTGAGVSAESGLKTFRDMGGLWHEHRLEDVASPDGWRRDPATVLRFYNERRIGVLAASPNAAHEAIARLEDKYEVTIVTQNIDDLHERAGSTRVLHVHGEILKARSTADESRIYPMRSPLIELGDLCELGSQLRPDVVWFGENVRHLSESAQHFAEADKVLAIGTSLTVWPAAGLVDYAPAEAERVFVSPDLQDVPDDYRFLRGTAVETVPGLVEEWLAQA
- a CDS encoding SRPBCC family protein, with the protein product MRLSLTAERRIDAPPEAVFALALDSERFPALFPGYGPIPALKRITALAPPAVGALRSLENSDGSKLMERITELDAPRLHAYTLSGLRPPLAWLAREGHARWDFTADRDDGADATRVRWRYEFELTSPLAWPLAAPLLRGCMRAAMARCLERMAQALEGAWRTERR
- a CDS encoding sterol desaturase family protein → MEEWILLALAPVFLALIGWEAWYWRKRRPGQYSLRDTLSNAALALMHQASDAIAWLIVIGLYYAVYAHRLFDLPASVWTIAALFVAQDFFYYWFHRASHRIRWLWASHVTHHSSERLNLSTAFRQSLTYPISGMWVFWLPLAWIGFEPKHIVAVVAINLAFQFFVHTEAVGKLGWLEKVFNTPSHHRVHHARNPQYIDRNYAGVLIVWDKLFGTYVEEDAATPCEYGIVGQIRSHNPIKLTFHEWIAMFADAWRARGLRGAFGQLFGPPERSLAHLRRGGGEDAAAR
- a CDS encoding glutathione S-transferase, which produces MRLLYQTHSPFARKALVFALEAGLGERIEVIHHETSPTLRNEAVYAENPLGKVPVLLRPGLPPLFDSDIICAYLDTLHERDPLIPAHGEARWHVLRLQAVAQGLADSGIKVRWETVRRPEALRYEALREGYTQKLLESYDWLERELDVDSPVHLGHIAVATALGWLEFRELPDFRAGRPRLSAWFDGFARRASMQATPLSGETQD
- a CDS encoding Lrp/AsnC family transcriptional regulator, giving the protein MKLDRFDRQLLNRVQDDADQTAERLAEQVALSPSAIQRRLRRLREAGVIQRHAAVLDPKRVGKPTFFVVSLQVERERPELLTQLRHWLAACAQVQQAFYVTGEADFVLVVTAPDTEAFDALMLRLVAENPNVRRFGTNVALSLVKRGLAIPVDEDDGAD
- a CDS encoding LysR substrate-binding domain-containing protein, producing the protein MLNLNDLVLFATAVDSGGFAAASRRLGVPKSTISKRVAALEDELGVRLIHRTSRSFVLTDTGRDFHEHARAALIETEAAENAVRSRVAEPSGRVRITCGVPTAQEYLAPHLPALARAYPRLQVEVDVSDRFVDLVQEGYDIGVRSHFAPLPDSGLIQRQAAVEAIVLVAAPAYLDERGLPQAPLELSAHDGLLTGPNNGVWTLRADGAASVAATPRPRMVANESRVLAAAAVAGLGIAVLPERLCAAELGDGRLRRVLPSWNAGSVTTTLVMPHRRGQLPGVRATVEFLVGCLAHERAAQ